One part of the Haloprofundus halobius genome encodes these proteins:
- the hutI gene encoding imidazolonepropionase → MTDLVVYNASQVATPTDDAELETIRDGAVAIDDGTVVARGPTDDIVREYPPENAVTAIDASGATVLPGFVDPHTHALFAGDRADEFTAKLRGTTYQEILAEGGGILRTVRAVREATRDELVANLLQQLDVMLAHGTATVEVKSGYGLDVETEVKMLGAIAEADDRHAIDVVSTFMGAHAVPEGMDADSYVDHVVEEQLPAVAERDLAEFCDVFCEAGVFSVDQSRRVLEAGREHGLKTKIHADEFERLGGAGLAAELGATSADHLLQSTAEDIETLGDSAVTPVLLPGTAFALATDYADATAFEEADIPVAIATDCNPNCFSQSMEFAIELACNGMRLSPASAIRAATKTAAAALDRTDGTGTLQVGSPGDLVVADVPGYEHLPYNFGVRNVETVVKGGEVVHRD, encoded by the coding sequence GTGACCGACCTCGTCGTCTACAACGCATCGCAGGTCGCGACGCCGACCGACGACGCCGAACTGGAGACGATTCGTGACGGTGCCGTGGCCATCGACGACGGAACGGTCGTCGCGCGCGGGCCGACCGACGATATCGTTCGAGAGTACCCTCCAGAGAATGCGGTGACGGCCATCGACGCCTCCGGAGCGACGGTGTTACCGGGCTTCGTTGATCCGCATACACACGCGCTGTTCGCGGGTGACCGCGCCGACGAGTTCACCGCGAAATTGCGGGGTACGACCTACCAGGAGATTCTTGCGGAGGGAGGCGGCATCTTGCGAACCGTCCGAGCGGTGCGCGAAGCCACTCGCGACGAACTCGTGGCGAACCTGCTCCAGCAACTCGACGTCATGCTCGCTCACGGGACGGCGACAGTCGAGGTGAAGTCCGGCTACGGCCTCGACGTAGAAACCGAGGTGAAGATGCTCGGAGCCATCGCCGAAGCGGACGACCGCCACGCGATAGACGTCGTCTCGACGTTCATGGGTGCGCATGCGGTTCCAGAAGGGATGGACGCCGACAGCTACGTCGACCACGTCGTCGAGGAACAGTTACCCGCAGTCGCCGAGCGCGACCTCGCCGAGTTCTGCGACGTCTTCTGTGAGGCGGGCGTCTTCTCGGTCGACCAGTCTCGCCGGGTCCTCGAAGCAGGGCGAGAACACGGGTTAAAAACGAAGATTCACGCCGACGAGTTCGAGCGACTCGGCGGCGCAGGGTTGGCGGCTGAACTCGGTGCCACGAGTGCAGACCACCTTCTGCAGTCGACAGCGGAAGATATCGAGACGCTCGGCGACTCGGCGGTGACGCCAGTTCTGCTACCGGGAACGGCGTTCGCGCTTGCGACCGACTACGCCGACGCGACCGCCTTCGAGGAAGCAGACATCCCGGTCGCGATTGCGACCGACTGTAACCCGAACTGCTTCTCACAGAGTATGGAGTTCGCAATCGAACTCGCCTGCAACGGCATGCGACTGTCGCCCGCTTCGGCCATCCGCGCGGCGACGAAGACGGCCGCCGCGGCCCTCGACCGAACGGACGGTACGGGCACGCTCCAGGTGGGTTCGCCCGGCGACCTGGTCGTCGCCGACGTGCCCGGCTACGAGCACCTCCCGTACAACTTCGGCGTGCGGAACGTCGAGACGGTCGTCAAGGGCGGGGAGGTGGTCCACCGTGACTGA